TGCTGGGCTGGGGGGCTCTGTGGGGGGAGGCCCTGAGGCCTGGCCACCCAATCCGAATCATTCTCGTACCATTTCTCCTCATTGGGGTTCAAATACAACTGCCTAGGGAGAGTAGGAAAGGCGGTCAGAGAGATCCAAGCTCTGACCCTGGACTGGCCAGCAAGAGGACGCCAGACTGAGCCTGCTCCCCCAGCAGATGTTCTACCAGGAAAGAGGGGCTCCCACCTCCCCACAGTAACATGAGAGGAGGGAATCCATGTCCTGCCTCTGCGGCTGTACCCGGAACCCCAAATGCAACACAGCCTGCTTTGGCACAGGTGCCACCTGGTGAGGCCTTCCCCTGGCCACCTTGGATGTTTGCAGTGACAGGGCTAGGAGCTGCGGCTGGGCCCTGCCTTCCTCTGCCCCAATTGTGTGGGGAGGCACGGGCAGCTGCTCCCAATCTGGCCCTGGATGAGCCACCTCCAGAGCCGCCCATAGAGGCAAGTGGCATTCCCTGTAAAGTGGTGCTGGATGCTGTAGTGCCAGCCCTTCCAGCAGGACAGCCCCCTTTCAAGACCCACtccagctctgctttctccctgaCTGCTCCAGAACCGCCCTCGGGACAAGCCCCTCTGGGTTAGTAGAGGCCCCTGAATGCCTCTTGCCGTTTTCAGCCTTTCAGGGCCGGACTAGAAACCAGGCAACTGGgagctctagtcccaccttaggtgtaAAAACTGGCGGGGGACTTTTGGCCGCTCCCTCTCTCCAAGGCCAACCCGCCTTGGAGAAAACAGGGCCTGCAGACCAGTCGTGGGAAGGATGCCCCCTTTCCAGAATGGCTATTAGTTCACTTTTTCAGAACAAGCCTGGATAAGCAAATTGCCCCAGTACAAATGAGAATGGGAGGAGGTAGTAGACACCATCATCCCCCCTACCCAAACAGCTGCCCAAGTGACCACCAGACAACAATGCTGTGACCAGCAAGTCCGACCCGCAAGCGATCTAGCCATGAAACTCAAAACCAAACTGCTAGCAGACCCCTGGTTCCGTGAAAACCAACCACATCTTGACAAAAAGGGATGACCTAGCATGGAAGGGGACATAACACTACATCCCAGAGTTCCTATGCACCTTAATCCTCCAGAGGAGGCATGACATCAAATCAGTGGGCCACGTTGGGTTCCTAAAGACTTTACACTTAGCAcggaggcaattctggtggcccggCATAAAGAAAGACGTGGACAGTTATGTGCAAAGTTGCGCCATCTGTGGCATGATAAAAAAGCAACCAGGAAAACCCCCTGGGCTGCTGCAACCGGTGGCAGATCCAACGAGGCCATGGGAGGAAATCTCAATGGACTTCATAGTAGTTTTAATCAGggatcttcaaatatttgaattaaGTCTAAGTGTGAGGGGTGGCGCCTGCTTTTCTGCAATGTTTCCCTTTGTAAAGGGCTGTACTTAGAGGTACTCTGTACTCAAAACCAGTAGACGGCTCCCTGATGTAGAGGTCCCTGTTTCACAGAGGGAACCTTTGGTCTAGTTTCATGCCTGCAACTTGACCTTCCAATTGTTTGCTGTTTCTGTTTGGACTGCAGTTTTAAGCTGTTGGCATATCGCCCGTGGAAACGGTTGCCTCGAGGAACCTGCCCAGAACAAACACACCACCCGCAAACCAGGCCCTTGTCACCAGACGGGCACAGGGCAGAAGACTCGCCAGGCAGCTGGGAGAGGCCGGAGAAGAGCTTCCCAAGCTCCGAACAGGAAATGCCCCTCCAGGCCTGCCTGGGGGCATGAGCCAACTTTGGCAGCAGCCCAGAGGGCAGGGCCGTCGTCGCCCAGGAGGCCCCGACAATGTACCTGTGGTCTTTCCTTCGGCGTCTGCACTGCCAGCAGAGGAGGGCGGCCAGGAGCAGGATGAGGAATAGCAGGACTGCCAGGCCCAGGGCCACCCCCACGGCCACCCCAACCTTGCTGACGCTCTGATCACAGTGTCGGCCAGTGTACCAGTAGGCGTCCGACTGCTGGCAGCTGGAAGAGAAGGGCAGAGTTCCAGGGCTGTGGGGCAGgtggcggggagtgggggggccGCCTTTCTCTAACAGAGAGATTTTAGTTCAATCTTCATTGCCTTTCAAACTCTGAATGAGAATGGGGCACTGGGAAGGGGGGCCACGCCTGGCCATGAGACCCAGAGGAGGGCTCCGCCTTGCTCCTGGGGCACCGTGCCAGGAAGAAGCTGGGCGGAACTCTGCAAGGAATGCCCTCCATGGCTACTTTGGCCTCAGATGCTCAGAGCAGCCACTCCAGATCTTCAAGGTCTCATGGGCGGCTCTGTCTCCCCCTCCCACAGCCAGCCCACCCTCCCAGGCCCTTCTGCTGAAAAGCCCAGGCGGGGCCAAGAGTGGGGCCTGGAGTCCATTCTGCTGGCCCTGGGGCCCTTCCTCTGCTGTTCCCTTCGGATGAAGGGGCAGGGGCTCTGAATATTGTGCTGGGGTTTCCAAAGGAAGTTCCATTGGTTGGATAGTGACTGAGCGGAGGGGCCCAGGCCCACCTGCCTCTGACCTGCCCTCCCCCGCTCTACTCACTAGCAGTTCGGCCCATCTGCCTGGATGTAGCAGCTTCCCTTGTCACAGCGGAAGGGATCCTGGTGGAAAAAGCTGCAGTTGGAGACGCACTGCAACTGGTTGCTAATGTTTCGGGCCAGGTAATACGGCTGCAGCTCTTGCTTGATCACAGAGTCATTTCTGCAGATTTTGGACAAGTCTAGCAGGCAGGAGGAGAGGAGCTGAGTCAGCCGAGGACCGGTGCACCCCCATTGCAGGCTTCTGGGACCCCAGGGGTCCAGCCAGCCTCTGCTGCTGCTTTTGGCCCGGAAATGTCACacagcccctcccccacctctggCATGGGCTCCAGGTCCGTCTGGGCCCTTGCCTGCTTCCTGAACTCATCCATGGATAAAATGCGCCCTCCAGCAGAGGGGCCTGCCTTCTTTCCCTTTGGTTGCTTCTCCCTCTGTGcacgctccctctctctctctcacacacacacacacacacacgcacattcaCACATTGCATGCACCCACTCTCACCTTGAGGACTGAGAGGCACTTCAATCACCACAGAATCACTCGAGTTGAAACACAGCTTCCCTGAAAGAGATCCGGTTATCACATTATTAAAAGCTCCAATTGCCGTTGGAAAATAGGTTCTTTTAAGGGCCTAAATCTAGTCAAAGAGCCAGGAGGAAGTGAGCAGAGGAAGCTGCCTCCAGAAAGGGGCTTTTCCCAGGTTTGGGATATTGCATGCCAACCAGCCCCCAGgaactcctttccctccccc
Above is a window of Ahaetulla prasina isolate Xishuangbanna chromosome 4, ASM2864084v1, whole genome shotgun sequence DNA encoding:
- the LOC131197678 gene encoding mucin-17-like, which produces MATINVFVKVIQENFTAEMAIPGSLAFRTFAAQFEQQMNIFYANIPGYQKVIVIRLSNGSINVDHQVILQVPFSKFNASYNAAVDKIQTKLHSKEQVWSSEIKGKLCFNSSDSVVIEVPLSPQDLSKICRNDSVIKQELQPYYLARNISNQLQCVSNCSFFHQDPFRCDKGSCYIQADGPNCYCQQSDAYWYTGRHCDQSVSKVGVAVGVALGLAVLLFLILLLAALLCWQCRRRRKDHRQLYLNPNEEKWYENDSDWVARPQGLPPQSPPAQQQRPAPSASTSREDACPTPTQGSFGPQLDQVDISLQAQIARPQITRL